The DNA sequence aacgagccaaagtgcaggccctatgagtttgacaaattttcaacatcctagcttagggtcatttttgaaagtcaattcacacggatgcttacaacttttatacatgagtggcccccccgggcaaaatctataataaattaccgagttgcaaaacttttcgtgataaaaactcgaatGGTGGtaatgcaactgcaaatttcacttttgcaaacctaatcattcaccgagttacgctgcatattcacctcatttttttcaatcttattcttagtgattaaagtctaaaaatgagcaaaaataccttaaaataatatccagggacctcaaaatagtgagcatcagttactatcgcgtcaaacaaaaaaatcttgCGTCTTCGCGTATTAACACGCCGcgtcaaaaaaaacaaaaaaaatcgtaTCATttaatgattaaagagtttaacttcaacactacactatttttcgctcacctggaacattttcactagttctactagcgtcttcagcagatggtgatactgtgatggtatcttgtctacgatcgggataaccttcactgatgatgtcatatgattgacagaatgacgtcataggatgttacgatgtagcggcgcccccctgggcatcagtagaatatccactcgtatatcgTATCATTTAGTTTGCGTCATCTCGCGacatcgcgtatcaacacgctgcCTCTAAGCATGATACTATCCACGGCCCTatatatactaatcgtgtttgGCCACCCGTCCCTACTTTGTACAGAGGTTTTATACAGCGAGCATAGGCGACAAGTggtgaaacacgattagtatatagtgtcttggatatcaataaatttaattaGCAACCGCCCGGAGTGTGAGAAAAGGGGATTTCTTTTGGGGAATATTTATACCAGCAAAAGAGGGGCTCGGTAGTCTTGGGGGGGAAGAAGGTTAAGCAAGAAGGAACGAGTGATTTTTAGCCACCCATGTTTTAGTTTAAAAGCATATAGACCAATCATGCTTGaaataaaacatttcaaatattaACAATGTTTAAAACGTGTCTATTTTCGAATTTCGATAacagaataaaccaaaatatgacaaaatattgctTATCTATTTTAAGTTTGAAACTAAATATAATACAAtgttttcagtttattccgttcatatAGAACTCGAAAATTTggattagtataaagcttgatactattcaagaaatagtaacaatctttaattgatgtccgtcttacaaaacggaataaacTAAAATATGACAGAATATTGCTCATCTATTTTAAGTTTCAAACTAAATATAATACAAtgttttcagtttattccgttcataaaagTCGAGCATCATAGGTCTATTATATACCTAACTAAACACGGGTGACTAAAAATCTGCGAAAATGTGTAGAATTTTCACCACCCGTAGATCACTCGTTCCTTCTTGCTTAACCTTCTTCCCCCCAAAACTACCGAGCCCCTCTTTTGCTGGTATAAATATCCTCCAAAAGAAATCCCCTTTTCTCACCCTCCGGGCGGTTGCTAATTAAATTTGTTGATATCCAAGACactatatagatgaggtgacctcaatgtttatcaacaaatgcaagggactggtatcatctttatgcttgaatgaaccccatgcaaccactacactgtttaatagtcttattgtgatgtggcgggagttttaaaaacacgagccctgaacaaaatatgatgcgcgcgcatactgccaggcaaaatacaatggaaattgtgatgatgcatgcgcatactgtcaggcattgacgtcagaagtcacatcatctatactaatcgtgtttcaccCGTGTTTTAGTTAGGCATTATAGACCTATAATGcttgaaataaaacattttaaatacttaCAATGTTTAAAACGTGTCTATTTTCGATAACGGAATAAACCTAAATATGACAGAATGTCacatacctattttgaaaatattaaaacatttaaataaaattttaaaataaatttctgacTTTAATCTAGTATCAAAATAGATATATTTTGACTTTAatctgttaaaaaataaaacaatttggttAGTATGAAGCTTGATACTTTCCAAGACactatatactaatcgtgtttcaccACCCGTCGCCTATACTCGCTGTGTAAAacctctgtacaaaggtatagggacGGGTGGCCAAACACGATTTAGTATAAAGTGTCTTAGATAGCATCCTGTttatatactaatcgtgtttgGCCACCCgtccctatacctttgtacagaggtTTTATACAGCGAGTATAAGCGACGGGTGGTAAAACACAATTAGTATTATAGAGACTAATGAATCATCTTGGTCGCTACTTGTCCTTTTTAAGAGGAATTTTATTTCTGACATTCATTCAAGGTCATTCAAGGGATTTTATGTTATTACtttttttcagtaagctagggggtcaaatttatTGATGACATCATCGGGTGGTGAAACACGATATTGCCCATTTTTTGGGGGGTGAGTTAGGAAAACAGTGTGCGACCATCTATGGCCTCAAAAACAAAATGTGTTGGTGTTCTGTGGCTACATGTAGTCGGGAAACCCTAACCAATCTTCAGAGTCTTGCTATCGAGTCTGCTGGATCTTTTCATATGATCAAATTAACAATTATTTTTCTACAACCTTACTGGCATTGAAAGCCTGAAGTCTCTGGCTTATTTGGTTacaaagttatgtacattttgtagGTCCAGAGTCCAGACATTTTCTGTTTATTCTTTTACACATAGTTTTATGTGATCAACAGAGACAGGATATAACCATTGTCATCAGTCTTTGAGCACATTTCTACAGTAATAAGATGCCAGTATTGATTTTAATAAACTTGATATTTTTTCatcttatttctttctgcaattaCAGATCAACCAAAATGTCTTCAATGCCAGTGTTAAGACCGCAAGGGACTCCCACCATATTTGGGGACCTTGAAGAGAAGAATGTCACATTCCTAGTGGATACATCTGGCAGTATGTATCCCTTTATGGATGTTGTCAAAGAACACCTGCTGGAAGTACTTCTGTCCCGTGCATATCGTGTCAAAGATACTTCCTTCAACATCATGGAATTCTCTTCCAATGTTGTCCCGTGGGCAGACCAGATGGTGAAGTGTACACCTCAGACTGTGACACTGGCAGGGGAATGGATCAAAGGGTTAAAATGCAAGACAGGAACAAACACTTTAGATGCCTTGTTGGCTGCCTTTGGAAATCCCTCCTGTAACTCTGTGTACCTTATAACAGATGGTCTTCCAGATCAACCTCCTGAAGTCATTCTTCAACATGTGTCTCTTGCTGGACAAAGCCGACCAGTACATTGTGTGTATCTTACAGGTACCAACACTGACACTCCGGCGTTCGACTTTCTTCAGAGTCTTGCTATCGAGTCTGCTGGATCTTTTCATATGATCAGTGTCTCTATGAGAGGTGCAGTTGAACATGTTAAAGCTGTGGTTAAAGTTAATCATGGAAGGTCAAAGCAAGATAAAATTGAAGATAATCCCACTGCTGCTACCACAGACACACCTGCTTCCAGTACCACTAACAGCAATATACCACAAAGTACAATGAACCAAGAAAATACATCCAATCCACCCGTGGAAGAAGTCCACATATCACAATTGACTGATAGCATTCAAGGAAGCATTCATTCAGCCCCAGAAGTCATACCCCAATTGACTGAtagcattcaacatgttcaaggaagCATTCAATCAGCCCCAGAAGTCCTACCCCAATTTGTAGAAGCAAAAGAGATCCCAGTAAAACTCTGTAGTGTCCAGACATCTCTTGATAACAGTCCAGTCCCACAAGAAGCCCTCGTTACAGGTCCAGTGATTCAGCCGTCCGTGCTACAGACTCAAGATTCTGTGCTTCGATATCCAAACACTGCATGGGAGACTTATCGGATACAGCCACGTCTGTTACAGAGACAAGTAATGAAGACAGAGACTAAAGAGTTGGGTGTTTCTAGTGGAGCAGTGTTTGTATCTGGGATGAGAGTATTAGCAAGGAGAGATAGAGATGGATTGTATTGCCCTGGAATGGTGAAAGAACAGGTAGGTTTgtgtatccttggtgtaagatattcatgagttagactagtgtaaacACTTTAGAGGAAGCAGCTTACGACAGTACTAAATCCTTCAATAGAATATTTCTGTGCTAGGCCAATTGCATAAACCGTAATCATGATGAGTGCTTTAGAATTTAACCAAGAATCCTATTGGctaaaaatatttgtttgatatAGCTGTACCGAAAAATTAAGATACAAGATGcggttattttaaaattatttacaaGAGAGTTGGATTCAATACATTTATGGATATTCTTCTGTATAACTTAAGTAGCAGGGTCATGTAGATATCCAATTTTGTCTCAATTGAATTTCTTCATCACATGTTGTTTTTGACTTTATTATGTTCAATATATTCAACTATTCTATCACCAGGTCACCACCAATCGCTGTTACCTGATCGAATTTGAGAAAGACCCCAATGGTGGGAAATCCCAGCACAGACTTCAAGAAACAGGTGTATATGACATCATACCACACAACACCGCCATGCGCCATCCAATCGTACCAGGTGATAAGGTTCTAGCACCTATGGATGATGCAGCTTATTGCTTTGGGCCAGGGACAGTGCTGGAGGGGATAGAAGGAAGGTCATCTGGATGTaagtctgtgtgtttgtttgtgtttttgtttgtttgtaggcTTTTACTTGGAGGAAGGTAAAATTCTGAAGGTAGGTATGGAAGTGTCACATTTTGTGAATCATtttgccatgtgcaacttttaTGATGAAAAGCTTACTAATATGGGGTATGTGCATTACATGTATGTGGTGTGTGGGatgttggtgtgtgtgtgtgtgaatgtgCATAGTAAAGTGCAGTTATAAACATGGATGAAAGTGTGCTCTccttcaatattttaattttcattattttgatgtcTTGTGCATGTAGAATTTGGTACAAATGGGCTTCATTTACAATTTCATCTCGTTTGCACTTCAAATTTAAGTATAATTTATGTATAAGTAGCTGCTTCTAACTGTAAAATAGCTAACTTTATCACCTATATCTCCGATAATTATTTTGGCCAAATACATTTAATTTTAAAAGTTCTTTGTGAATTGTAGAAGTCCCTTACTTTTAATCAACCTTAAGATTGTTAAAATAATAATGGGGTTGTTCTATGGATACCAGTAACTCCATGACAACAATATTATTACAACAAATTTAGAATCACAAATATAAAATCTAATTTCATTGAACCATTTTAATTTTATGTTTAATAATTATTActatataattaagaaatattttactttaaaaatagtAGGTGTACAAACTTGatcaaataaacaaatataattgttttcaaataatGTGTGAAAAGCACTGGCCAATATTACTTTGTGAACATTTTCACCACATTATAAATTTCCAGGCAGAAATTTGTTACACTTCACTGAAACATTGATCAATTAATGCAAGGTTGGTCTTGACTGAGTATCTGTCTATTGCACCAAGTGTATCAATGGTTGTCATGGTAATTTGTTACCAGGTAACCTGATGTCATTACAAAACAGCTAATTAAATATTCAAGTTTACATGGATACCAGCAGCAGATGCTTTTTGGTAAGGAAAGGTAGAATGTGTTTCCCTGAGGAGGGTTGGTTTACATAATGATAAATTGTTGGCAGATGGTTTCTTGAAAAGGTAATTTGTAGGTGTCCAGGAATATTATGTAAAAAAGGTAAGTGCATGTAATAATTTAGAGGAGTTCGGCTCGTAAGGTACATTGTACAAagttttaattgctatattatttTGTTACAAACTGCGAGCAGAACTTGAATGTCTACTTTGTAATCTGTTATCAAGTCTGTGTGTGGTGGTGTatttagggtggtgcaataattatgtgtaccccggggtgaattctcaaaatggtctgccaaaaatcgctgttccccctttggccgtgccaaaaacctttgccccccttcgacgtgccaaaaacctttgcccccctttgacgtgccaaaaaatctttgcccccccttacacatgcaagattttggggaacccgaatttaaaaccttaaattgtcttaacatataatgctgGCCAGAAgcagcaggaaattttgcatatttgaacgtgttcaaaTGCTTTTCCTCACgccttttagggcataatatagaaacggtgcccaaaatatctgtgccaaaattgcttgcccccctttcgacctgccaaaatcgctgacccccctttcgacctgccaaaaatgcttgccccccctttggcctgccaaaaatctttgcccccctataattcaccccggggtacacataattattgcaccaccccttagtggTGTGGTACACTTATGGTGTATTATGTAAGCTATATTTATGAAAGTAAATATGATCACTCAAATAAGTGAATCCAGTTATATCACAAAAGATAATGAATTTCTAGGTTTActtgatttaaaacaaatgcatCAGAACATATTTGCATTGAAAAGTGTATTTCTGTTGACAATGTTACATTCATTGCAGACAATTTTGGGCaaattgaaattgacaatgaTGGAAGTCTGTTTGACTTTGTCTCTGTCTGAATGTCTTTTGGATCATGtctctctcttcttctcttcttctcacTCTCACTCTCTTATTCCACTATTCGCTGTCTCTGTCTGAAGATATCTGTCTGTCTCTTTTTGGTCTCTATATCTCTTCTCACCCTCTATTTCCCTGAGTTTGTCTTCTTAGCTCTCCTGTGGTTTGAGTCATTTTAATTGGATGTCAGACATCTCATAGTTTTTCTTAtccatttccattttattttgcaGGCGCCGCTGACAGTGAGAATTTGGTTATCAGTCTTTACAACGGCAAATCCGTCAAAGTCACTGCACAAATGGCGGTGTGGATCCCACAAAACCTCCACGAGCGGATCAAACTTGAGACGCAAATGCCGCTCTCTGCTCGTCAATATCTCATCAATAATCCACAATATCCCACCAACATGCCAACAGGCTACATGCTTGTACCAAACACAGATATATCACGGGGGGAAACTCTCACGGAACTGCGATCTTCTGCCGGACAACCAATGTATGTACCGGTTTACCCAATGGCTACGGCCAGTGGGGATTTTCACATGCCATCTATGCGAGAGAGCGTGGTTAAGTCTGCCGAGGTGCACAAGTTGATCCCCGGAACTAGTATGACTAGAGAGGATTTGAATCGCAAAGTCATGTCACAGCTGATTGAAAATAAGATGATCAAAAGCGAAGAGATAACTACCTACGAAAGTCTGCAGCCTAAAAGTTGTCTGAAGAAAAGTGTGTCGTTTAGAGGAACAAATGGTGAACTGGATTCAGGTATAAGCTCTACACAAACAGATGATGAGGAGAAATATGAGGAGAAACAAGATGCATTCAAGGAGAGGTATTCTGGTACGTCTCAAGGAGACGAACTTGAAGATGATATAGAAACACTTGAAGTAGAAACACATGGAATAAACTTCAACGATACCGATGACAGTGGTATTGGAACTGAACCAGCTTTACTGTTCTCAATGTCTGATCATAGAAAGCCAAGAAGACCTCAAAGTAGCATTCCAGAAAGGCGCCCTCCATGGCGACACTTTTCCAAAGGTTCCTCAGGAGGTACGTCCAAATCTGAGGTGAAACCGTTCCGCGAAACAGCGCTCAAGTGTCCCCCACAAGCACGTTCGCAACCGATTTACATTGATGCAGAACTAGCGTTTGATAGTGCACCGCCAACATACCTTGAATCAAGACCAACCAGTGTGCTTAGTACTTACGACAACGACTATATATGTCCAACAGAGCGCCCTCAATCACAATATGAACATAGGAAAGCTCAGGATCATCCCTCCCTCCGATCATCAGTTCAGTACGACAACTCGTATAGGTATCCCGCGGATAACATATCTTATCCAACAGAGCGCCCTCAATCACAATATGAACTTCAAAAATCTCGGGACAATCCCTCTCTCCGATCATCAGTTCAATACGAAAATTCTTATCGATATCCGGCGGACAACATATCACCCAACTCTAAAAAGATCAGTACCAAGATGCAACACAGCCCAATGATGCAAGCTGAAAAAATCTATTACTACGATCCACAAACTTACCCCGTTGGTGTGATTCACAGAGATGGTGTGTTTGATACGGTAGATCATGCTCCTGTACCGGTACCAGATGGACCAATCAATCGCAAATCAGTTTTCAGAACTGTTAATAAAGATGGTATTAAAAGTGATAGGATTCAAATGGAATGGCTGCTACGGAATAACCACAACAGGCCGCATCCTCCGGTGAAAAACGAAGCACAGCGATCACCAGTCCCGACTCACAAGGCATTCGCAACTCGTGATATGGTGCGTGAAGCCAAGGAAACGGCGTACATGGAGTATAGACGCATGCAGGTTGTGGCTAGGGAAGACTCGTTTAAGGAGAAGGAGGCGACAAATCAGAACATGCACAAAGCAAGATTAGACAGATGCAGGTAAGATgggtcttttttgttgttgttcaatCAACAATGAATATCAAGATAACAACTGAATGGTATTAATTAGtaccataccgtaaaaccccgtctacaagcatatagtgtgcttctgatgaaagctacattaatccagtcgccattatggagtttgagcaaataaattacggatccaagcatatacaaacaagtattattttaagaccgatctattgtattggtatattaacgcttgtttcgaattaattacgcttttataaaaaacactatatatgcttgtagacggggttctACGGTAGTTTATTTGACCTTACCTATAGTCCGTCAACtgagaagtacaaagtaaaaacTTCAGTGtgatgcgtgtgtaaatgcttctttggcacgcAAACTGCtgtgcgatttgtacttgccgatcGCACCAAGTTCTTTATGTGTTGcatttttaacacgcagtgcatGTAATGCAAAGCATccacccccgatgccacagatttggtttgtacttctaggttgaagcagtatagTCGGTGGCATCAATgtattgaggcagctgtttcatgAGTGCATCTATGCATTGTTTTTAAACAATtgtgtgtgtacaccagcgcATTCATGCTTAAAagcgcaaaaaaacaaaaacttataCCCATGCATTTGCACAGAGGAGCTCGTCTTGGTAGCCAGATGGCAGTATATTATAGTGCAAATTAATGGTTAAAGCTTTCTATTGTAGTTTATTTGACCTTACCTATAGTCCGTCAACtgagaagtacaaagtaaaaacTTCAGTGtgatgcgtgtgtaaatgcttctttggcacgcAAACTGCtgtgcgatttgtacttgccgatcGCACCACGTTCTTTATGTGTTGcatttttaacacgcagtgcatGTAATGCAAAGCATccacccccgatgccacagatttggtttgtacttctaggttgaagcaaataaaaaataaataaataaatgtagatatttatatagcgctttatgccgtaaacagcctcaaagcgcttcacatttattccgccgtcattagaatatgtcggaaccacgtttgcagcctacaagtggcgcagggtccatcagtacaacgactgtgactacccctaacagcttcccattgcacctgggtggggtgaggcaagcgaggcaaagcgccttgcccaaggcgcaacacggtggtgggtcgaatcgaacccacgcacgtcgagcaagctctcggattatgagtccaaggccgtaaccactgagccaccgtgcccttatAAGCAGTATAGTCGGTGGCATCAATgtattgaggcagctgtttcatgAGTGCATCTATGCATTGTTTTTAAACAATtgtgtgtgtacaccagcgcATTCATGCTTAAAAgcgcaaaaaacaaaaacttataCCCATGCATTTGCACAGAGGAGCTCGTCTTGGTAGCCAGATGGCAGTATATTATAGTGCAAATTAATGGTTAAAGCTTTCTATTGTAGTTTGTTCAAACACAAGTTAGCCAGCTATACCCAGCTTTTATTGCTATCATGAACACATGTGACATTAAACCATCCATTTGTTTTCTTAATACATTAAACTATccatttgtttttttctttcaaaactgaACCTTATTGTCAACATTTCATTCACTGTTCagacatgatttagttgtatagaCTCTTGTTGACTACCTTGTGAATTGatataaattgggctattccatttaaaatccacactacccctgtggaagagtttggaaatatcttccatagagggagtatgaatttcaaatggaattaacacattagcagctctatttgaaactaacCCTccctcaggttgaatctttctcagagggtgtatgaaattcaaacagagctgcttaatgtgttcattcatttgaaatgcatactccccttgtggaaaatgttttccaaactcttccacaggggtagtgtggagtttaaatagaatagcctaaTGTATGTCACCACCAATTTTCATAATCTGAGCATGTTTTCTGAACCACATTTTGTGTACCTTTACCAGtattcaaacaaaatatttgttaaaaggTTGAATTGACTAAATTGTCATCTTGCAGGGAAAAGACAAatctttaaaacaatacaaatatctgGAAATATTGTGCCAACATTATGCAATTTCAGGCTGACATTATCATCACCATTCAACAAGTATTTTGTAGACTCATTTTCCATTACACATGTGTATATTGTTTAGATGCTATAAACCTTTCTCTCTGGCCATTTATGTATACAGGACTGTTGCTAAGCAACACAAACAAACTAATACCGTGGTAGATGTAACCACGGTACGAGTGTGTCGGTAAGAAACAAACGCGTAATAACCCTTAAGTGCATGTAGACGTACATTTAGTGTATTTGTATTTTTCTTAAAGTGCGCTTTTTGTTTTAGGAATTTGGATTGATGGCAGTTATGCTTGCATGTTTgcaaattatatttattatttattaatgttaTCTCTGTTGCATAATTACACTAATTTTTTACACAGGCTtttttatcaaatcaataatgACTGTTTAGCTTGATTGATTTTAAACAGAATAAAAATGgtttgagcaattttgaattctTATTACAtgtaaagaaaatatgatttttgcatgtatttttattgaattttaaCATTATGATTCAATTAAAATACTTTTCTAACATTGTTTTTAGATAAAATGTTAATTGACATGATGAAATTGATTAGTCCTGTATGCAAAAATGCCACATCTGTCCATTTAATTTCCCTGAAAGTAAACGAGCTTGAACTACATACTAGCCCATTTAAAAATGCTTAAAATCTGATCCTGTGGGTAAAATGTTTCATACATGTAGCAGAGCCAATCACCATGCAGGTAGCTACTCTTGTACCGGGGGGCACTCACACTTTGGGGTGACTCGTATGTAGGGCTgctaagaccccccttttcagcatcgctgtcacccaaagaccccatatttgtttacgaacacatgctctgtcacccaaagatcccctatttttccatttgatctgtcacccaaagacccttatttttcaatttgaacagaactttcatttatcattgattttgttacttattttgacaaaacaatagaaatttgaagccatttagaactagaaattcaatattcgaggtttctgtggcactgtttttggctctcacccaaagtttGCATTTaagaaaaaggtcatgttctcacccaatgaccccatgttgtttacattttgctctcatcaaatgccaaaaatcatgctttcacccattgaccccatttttgtttacattttgctctcactgaatgccccttactgtgaaagtgtcagcttttcacctatatccatttcattttgaagtgatcctcccccctccccccctgGGCTTTTGTATGGATACAAAATATACCTGTCGCTGTTATTAGTTGCATGCAGTGTTCTCATATCACTAGATTCATATATCCCAAAGTTGGCCCATGTTGAGAAATTTGTTCTGAGGAATCTGATCAAATACATAGAGAGTAATAACAAACCAGTGGCTTTTATATACTCACTTGCAAAATGCTTAAATAGGGAACACTAAGCATGTATGCTGGACATAGTAGACTAGTTTGGCAGGTACATTTCTTGCATGCTTATACCTGTCCTGTAGTACGGTGTACATGCATTATAACAATCTCAGAACTTCACTAAGTTAAATGTTTCTTAATTCTCTGTGCAAGCTTTGTTTGTCAAGGGATGGTTGTCTAtgcccttcccacaatgcaatatgcatgGTGATAACAGCACGCCCTTTAGTTCCCATACACATGATCAGCAGTGAGCACAGTGCACGTTACTGTGCAACATATGCTACATGTGTTGTTCCAGAATGCGCATAATGACAGTAATTTCGGTCAAACTGATTTCTGGTAAAGAAACACAGGACTCATGTATTGAAGCACATGGTGTTCACTCATATGCATATCCTATTCCTCCAGATATTCAAATGCACTTTTGAAATACATGCTTCTTTTACATGTTGTATCATCTTGGTTTTGTTGTTGAATGTTTTGCTTTTGcttatttaattcattttatagtTGAGCTATTTCATGTTGCTGGATATCAACttccattttcaaaatattttctttcttaGCCATTTTCACAGGCATGCTGGGTATCATATGGTGGctttatattataatttatatcctaataataatattaataatttgtaattaaCAATTTGTGGGTTTACAATACATCCAATCTTGCTTGAAATGAGCTTGCTTGTGGATTTGTTATGTGACATAAAGATCATCAGGGATAATGTTTGTTGTATTTGCAAAATTGTACTTTGTGATTTCTATAGTGACTTGCATGATCTTGAAAAAGTACTGCTTTATGCCCCTGCATATGCCCCCTCAGATTTGACGAGAATCACTGAATCTATTTTTTA is a window from the Amphiura filiformis chromosome 12, Afil_fr2py, whole genome shotgun sequence genome containing:
- the LOC140166421 gene encoding uncharacterized protein isoform X1, whose product is MSSMPVLRPQGTPTIFGDLEEKNVTFLVDTSGSMYPFMDVVKEHLLEVLLSRAYRVKDTSFNIMEFSSNVVPWADQMVKCTPQTVTLAGEWIKGLKCKTGTNTLDALLAAFGNPSCNSVYLITDGLPDQPPEVILQHVSLAGQSRPVHCVYLTGTNTDTPAFDFLQSLAIESAGSFHMISVSMRGAVEHVKAVVKVNHGRSKQDKIEDNPTAATTDTPASSTTNSNIPQSTMNQENTSNPPVEEVHISQLTDSIQGSIHSAPEVIPQLTDSIQHVQGSIQSAPEVLPQFVEAKEIPVKLCSVQTSLDNSPVPQEALVTGPVIQPSVLQTQDSVLRYPNTAWETYRIQPRLLQRQVMKTETKELGVSSGAVFVSGMRVLARRDRDGLYCPGMVKEQVTTNRCYLIEFEKDPNGGKSQHRLQETGVYDIIPHNTAMRHPIVPGDKVLAPMDDAAYCFGPGTVLEGIEGRSSGCAADSENLVISLYNGKSVKVTAQMAVWIPQNLHERIKLETQMPLSARQYLINNPQYPTNMPTGYMLVPNTDISRGETLTELRSSAGQPMYVPVYPMATASGDFHMPSMRESVVKSAEVHKLIPGTSMTREDLNRKVMSQLIENKMIKSEEITTYESLQPKSCLKKSVSFRGTNGELDSGISSTQTDDEEKYEEKQDAFKERYSGTSQGDELEDDIETLEVETHGINFNDTDDSGIGTEPALLFSMSDHRKPRRPQSSIPERRPPWRHFSKGSSGGTSKSEVKPFRETALKCPPQARSQPIYIDAELAFDSAPPTYLESRPTSVLSTYDNDYICPTERPQSQYEHRKAQDHPSLRSSVQYDNSYRYPADNISYPTERPQSQYELQKSRDNPSLRSSVQYENSYRYPADNISPNSKKISTKMQHSPMMQAEKIYYYDPQTYPVGVIHRDGVFDTVDHAPVPVPDGPINRKSVFRTVNKDGIKSDRIQMEWLLRNNHNRPHPPVKNEAQRSPVPTHKAFATRDMVREAKETAYMEYRRMQVVAREDSFKEKEATNQNMHKARLDRCRTVAKQHKQTNTVVDVTTVRVCRKFTADVHRRDIQRQQDSQEKLNRTREAKRAVSFKISDSDQSRAERESDKEQARQQRLQGITQRRMDIEAQREKEIQDTIARRRDIKTQNMTARSISHLEQIGEYRQQEAARDVQKRHKEIKRREHFHKIETDNQKRKDMRLAMHENKIMDLRSQVLP
- the LOC140166421 gene encoding uncharacterized protein isoform X2; the protein is MSSMPVLRPQGTPTIFGDLEEKNVTFLVDTSGSMYPFMDVVKEHLLEVLLSRAYRVKDTSFNIMEFSSNVVPWADQMVKCTPQTVTLAGEWIKGLKCKTGTNTLDALLAAFGNPSCNSVYLITDGLPDQPPEVILQHVSLAGQSRPVHCVYLTGTNTDTPAFDFLQSLAIESAGSFHMISVSMRGAVEHVKAVVKVNHGRSKQDKIEDNPTAATTDTPASSTTNSNIPQSTMNQENTSNPPVEEVHISQLTDSIQGSIHSAPEVIPQLTDSIQHVQGSIQSAPEVLPQFVEAKEIPVKLCSVQTSLDNSPVPQEALVTGPVIQPSVLQTQDSVLRYPNTAWETYRIQPRLLQRQVMKTETKELGVSSGAVFVSGMRVLARRDRDGLYCPGMVKEQVTTNRCYLIEFEKDPNGGKSQHRLQETGVYDIIPHNTAMRHPIVPGDKVLAPMDDAAYCFGPGTVLEGIEGRSSGCAADSENLVISLYNGKSVKVTAQMAVWIPQNLHERIKLETQMPLSARQYLINNPQYPTNMPTGYMLVPNTDISRGETLTELRSSAGQPMYVPVYPMATASGDFHMPSMRESVVKSAEVHKLIPGTSMTREDLNRKVMSQLIENKMIKSEEITTYESLQPKSCLKKSVSFRGTNGELDSGISSTQTDDEEKYEEKQDAFKERYSGTSQGDELEDDIETLEVETHGINFNDTDDSGIGTEPALLFSMSDHRKPRRPQSSIPERRPPWRHFSKGSSGGTSKSEVKPFRETALKCPPQARSQPIYIDAELAFDSAPPTYLESRPTSVLSTYDNDYICPTERPQSQYEHRKAQDHPSLRSSVQYDNSYRYPADNISYPTERPQSQYELQKSRDNPSLRSSVQYENSYRYPADNISPNSKKISTKMQHSPMMQAEKIYYYDPQTYPVGVIHRDGVFDTVDHAPVPVPDGPINRKSVFRTVNKDGIKSDRIQMEWLLRNNHNRPHPPVKNEAQRSPVPTHKAFATRDMVREAKETAYMEYRRMQVVAREDSFKEKEATNQNMHKARLDRCRKFTADVHRRDIQRQQDSQEKLNRTREAKRAVSFKISDSDQSRAERESDKEQARQQRLQGITQRRMDIEAQREKEIQDTIARRRDIKTQNMTARSISHLEQIGEYRQQEAARDVQKRHKEIKRREHFHKIETDNQKRKDMRLAMHENKIMDLRSQVLP